A single window of Malus sylvestris chromosome 5, drMalSylv7.2, whole genome shotgun sequence DNA harbors:
- the LOC126623275 gene encoding phospholipase A1-Igamma1, chloroplastic-like has translation MALLYTHLPATQAAAHGTRFSLIQASHHQEAVLDHPHQTRTSNKANRLAESLANLLHLDIDTPQRTNIHPANWNMITEENHSTPTTSPKDIISEKWREIHGSNDWEGLLDPLHPWLRREIVKYGEFAQATYDAFDFDSFSEYCGSCRYNKSKLFDVLGLDKNGYNVSKYIYAMSHIDMPQWLERSHLADTWSKHSNWMGYVAVSDDEETRRIGRRDIVVAWRGTVVPSEWYEDMQRKLEPIGGGDAKVEHGFHGIYTAKSDTTRYNRSSASEQVMKEVTRLVELYQAKGEEVSLTITGHSLGGALALLNAYEAAEKLPGLPISVISFGAPRVGNIAFKEELHQMGVNTLRVVVKQDMVPKMPGLVLNESLKKFDDITGTLDWVYTHVGAELKLEVGFSPYLKRGGFNLQGFHSLETYLHLVDGFFSTDTTFRSNARRDIALVNKGCDMLVDDLRIPQCWYQLPHKGLVRNAHGRWVKPKRDPEDIPSPTREAQAQAHALQLEMMQPSSDYILESLCSA, from the coding sequence ATGGCGCTATTGTACACCCATCTTCCGGCCACTCAAGCCGCTGCCCATGGAACCCGGTTTTCCCTAATCCAAGCTAGCCATCATCAAGAAGCTGTTCTTGATCATCCCCATCAAACCAGGACATCAAACAAAGCCAACCGTCTAGCTGAATCCCTAGCCAACCTCCTTCACCTCGACATAGATACTCCTCAAAGAACCAACATTCACCCTGCTAATTGGAATATGATCACAGAAGAGAACCATTCAACTCCTACTACTTCTCCGAAAGACATCATATCCGAAAAATGGCGCGAAATCCACGGGTCAAATGATTGGGAGGGTCTTTTGGACCCTCTCCACCCTTGGCTGAGAAGAGAGATTGTCAAATATGGTGAGTTTGCACAAGCAACGTATGACGCTTTCGATTTCGATTCCTTCTCCGAGTACTGCGGGAGCTGCAGGTACAACAAAAGCAAGCTCTTTGATGTGTTGGGTTTAGACAAAAATGGCTACAATGTTAGCAAGTACATTTATGCAATGTCACACATCGACATGCCGCAGTGGCTGGAGAGGTCACACTTGGCTGACACATGGAGCAAGCATTCCAACTGGATGGGGTATGTTGCCGTGAGCGATGATGAGGAGACTAGGAGGATTGGGAGGAGGGACATAGTGGTGGCGTGGCGGGGGACCGTGGTGCCATCGGAGTGGTATGAGGATATGCAAAGGAAATTGGAGCCAATTGGAGGTGGAGATGCCAAAGTGGAACATGGGTTCCATGGGATTTACACTGCCAAGAGTGACACCACAAGGTACAACAGGTCTAGTGCATCAGAGCAAGTCATGAAAGAAGTGACTAGGCTTGTGGAGTTGTACCAAGCAAAAGGTGAAGAAGTGAGCCTTACAATCACAGGGCATAGCTTGGGAGGTGCATTGGCTTTGCTCAATGCCTACGAAGCTGCCGAAAAACTCCCTGGCCTTCCGATAAGCGTAATTTCCTTTGGCGCCCCCAGGGTTGGAAACATTGCCTTCAAGGAAGAGCTACACCAAATGGGAGTCAATACATTGAGGGTTGTGGTTAAACAAGACATGGTTCCGAAAATGCCGGGGCTTGTTTTGAATGAGAGTCTTAAGAAGTTTGATGACATTACGGGCACATTGGATTGGGTTTACACACATGTTGGGGCTGAATTGAAGCTCGAAGTTGGTTTTTCGCCTTATCTCAAGCGTGGCGGGTTCAATCTGCAAGGGTTTCATAGCCTCGAGACCTACCTCCATCTTGTGGATGGGTTTTTTAGTACAGACACTACTTTTAGGTCAAATGCTAGGAGGGATATTGCCTTGGTGAACAAGGGATGTGACATGTTGGTGGATGATCTTAGAATTCCGCAATGCTGGTACCAATTGCCACACAAGGGGTTAGTAAGAAACGCTCATGGGAGATGGGTTAAACCGAAACGAGACCCTGAAGACATACCTTCACCTACAAGAGAAGCACAAGCGCAAGCTCATGCTCTTCAATTAGAGATGATGCAACCATCATCAGATTATATACTTGAATCTTTATGTAGTGCTTAA
- the LOC126623273 gene encoding uncharacterized protein LOC126623273 — MPPPASATPPETVLHNRFLGFLIWQSIPSTVIFFLFKILSSAVSSASPSSAKPPFTFPFAPSIFALFTFFTFHLSQLLFSFALSLVSSPHPHRPASLLQLVLGLVRFLFVPGGSDSSETADSRARAKLSVGFLMFLGAAAVSGFVSVASLCGGFGDGVSAIGRVGFRGFVMGLLYGLYYVYNRRWVLEFPIIQRPPFFSFKMGLPSAITRSLQLSFVAYLFSAALLVFLPHHIQNQTTTGKFIAKQIRFYIGSFLVFLCWELSHHLHRVLHTKRFVFAPPKGSAAAETNPSEILLAALEESSPNSLLQYLAYLDLCMVCENNVDAWRRAAFFEETGETYKRVISVCLRPLEQLASKLGEGLESSIENGSQISKQLLSPTDNRLDSKYSEALNNFQLYAWCAWTAASLTACSHKEDRYGVAQISGSNAAVMSTLISCLLAVETYMGKKTTLQSANQFMGSTGFKLRNSSMANTGTSKKRAGPLHSKAYAVADVLRNSIYQIVSAFHDQMASSAKKGFLEKDWIVNSKPPFGPRELLVQKLRLFLDFRAS, encoded by the exons ATGCCGCCCCCAGCTTCGGCGACGCCGCCGGAGACGGTGCTCCACAACCGCTTCTTAGGGTTCCTCATATGGCAATCCATCCCCTCCAccgtcatcttcttcctcttcaaaaTCCTCTCATCAGCCGTCTCCTCCGCTTCCCCCTCCTCCGCCAAGCCCCCATTCACATTCCCCTTCGCCCCATCGATCTTCGCCCTTTTTACGTTTTTTACCTTCCACCTGTCCCAGCTCCTCTTCTCCTTCGCACTCTCCCTCGTGTCCTCGCCCCACCCCCACCGCCCCGCCTCTCTTCTCCAGCTCGTTCTCGGGCTCGTTCGCTTCCTTTTTGTACCGGGCGGCTCCGATTCGTCGGAGACGGCCGATTCCCGTGCCCGGGCTAAGCTTTCGGTGGGTTTCCTGATGTTTTTGGGCGCGGCGGCGGTGTCGGGGTTTGTTTCGGTGGCGTCGTTGTGTGGGGGGTTTGGCGATGGGGTTTCTGCGATTGGGAGAGTGGGGTTTAGGGGTTTTGTGATGGGTTTGCTTTATGGGCTGTACTATGTGTATAATCGCAGGTGGGTCTTGGAGTTTCCCATTATTCAG CGTCCTCCTTTTTTCAGCTTCAAAATGGGGCTTCCTTCAGCTATCACACGATCCTTGCAGCTTTCCTTTGTTGCGTACCTGTTTTCAGCTGCACTGCTAGTGTTTCTGCCCCACCACATTCAGAACCAGACTACAACTGGAAAGTTTATTGCCAAGCAGATCAGGTTCTACATTGGGAGTTTCTTAGTGTTTCTCTGCTGGGAACTAAGTCACCATTTACATCGG GTGCTTCACACAAAGAGATTCGTATTTGCGCCACCTAAAGGATCAGCAGCAGCAGAAACAAATCCAAGTGAGATTCTCCTTGCAGCTCTGGAGGAGAGCAGTCCTAATTCTCTTCTTCAGTATCTTGCATATCTTGATCTCTGTATGGTATGCGAGAATAATGTGGATGCTTGGAGAAGAGCTGCATTTTTTGAGGAAACTGGTGAAACGTACAAAAGAGTTATATCTGTATGCTTGCGGCCTCTGGAGCAGCTTGCATCAAAGCTAGGTGAAGGCTTGGAAAGTTCCATTGAAAACGGCTCCCAAATATCCAAGCAGTTACTGTCCCCAACTGACAACCGACTAGACTCAAAATACTCTGAAGCTTTGAATAACTTCCAG cTATATGCATGGTGTGCGTGGACAGCTGCGTCACTGACTGCATGCTCACACAAAGAGGACAGATATGGGGTTGCCCAGATCTCTGGTAGTAATGCTGCTGTAATGTCCACACTGATTTCTTGCCTTCTTGCGGTTGAAACATACATGGGGAAGAAGACCACTTTGCAGTCTGCTAATCAGTTCATGGGGTCAACTGGTTTTAAATTGAGAAACTCGAGCATGGCTAATACTGGCACGAGTAAAAAGAGAGCCGGCCCGCTTCATTCAAAAGCATATGCTGTTGCTGATGTTCTGAGGAACTCGATCTACCAGATTGTGTCTGCTTTCCATGATCAGATGGCAAGCAGTGCTAAAAAGGGCTTTCTTGAGAAGGATTGGATCGTTAACAGCAAGCCTCCTTTCGGACCACGGGAACTTCTTGTGCAGAAACTGCGTCTATTCCTTGACTTCCGAGCCAGCTAA
- the LOC126623271 gene encoding CSC1-like protein ERD4, producing the protein MDLTSFLTSLGTDFLIFVALMFLFAWLSRKPGNTVIYYPNRILRGLDPWEGGSMTRNPFAWIKEALSSTEQEVISMSGVDTAVYFVFLSTVLGILVLSSLVLLPILLPVAATEVGQKLANATISNGTFSDLDKLSMGHLKLKSPRLWAFLFGVYWVSFVTYFLLWKAYKHVSDLRATALMSPQAKPEQFAILVRDIPNSLEGQIRKEQVDSYFKTVYPDTFYRSLVVTDNKEVDKIWEELEGFKKKLVRAEAVYALSKKTGNSEGIRPTNKTGFLGLCGAKVDSIEYYTEKINELTPKLEAEQKATLREKQQNAALVFFTSRVTAAAAAQSLHAQLVDTWTVIDAPEPRQVLWPNLKIKFFQRQVRQYVVYIIVALTVVFYMIPIAAISAFTTLDNLKKLLPFLKPILKQEAITTVLEAYLPQIALIVFLALLPKFLLFLSKAEGIPSQSHAIRAASGKYFYFTIFNVFLGITVGGTLFSTFKTIEKDPNSLVDILASSLPSNATYFLTFVALKFFVGYGLELSRLVPLIIFHIKRKYLCKTEAEVKAAWLPSDLGYGTRVPNDLLVITIVLCYSVIAPLILPFGVLYFGLGWLILRNQALKVYIPAYESYGRMWPHMQIRIIASLILYQVTMFGYFGVKRFYYAPFLIPLPIMSLIFSFICSKKFYRFFQHTALEVAAHELKEIPNMEQVYRAFIPPSLSSEKIDDDQYEDAQSSVSRTASFA; encoded by the exons ATGGATCTCACTTCCTTCTTGACGTCCTTGGGGACTGACTTCCTCATATTTGTGGCTCTGATGTTTTTGTTCGCATGGCTTTCGAGAAAGCCTGGAAACACTGTGATTTACTATCCGAATCGGATCTTGAGAGGGTTGGATCCATGGGAGGGCGGGTCCATGACGCGGAACCCGTTTGCTTGGATCAAGGAGGCTCTGTCTTCCACTGAACAGGAAGTTATATCCATGTCAGGGGTCGACACTGCTGTGTACTTCGTGTTCTTGAGCACTG TGTTGGGTATATTGGTTTTGTCTAGCCTTGTTCTGCTACCAATCCTTCTGCCAGTTGCTGCCACCGAAGTCGGGCAGAAGTTAGCCAACGCAACCATAAGCAATGGCACTTTCAGTGACCTTGACAAGTTATCCATGGGACATCTCAAG CTGAAGAGTCCTAGGTTGTGGGCATTTCTCTTCGGTGTCTACTGGGTTTCTTTCGTCACATATTTCTTGCTGTGGAAGGCATATAAACATGTCTCCGACCTGAGAGCCACTGCTTTAATGTCTCCTCAAGCGAAGCCTGAACAATTTGCCATTCTTGTCAGAGACATACCTAACTCCCTCGAAGGTCAAATTAGGAAGGAACAGGTCGATTCTTATTTTAAGACCGTCTACCCTGATACATTTTACAGATCATTGGTTGTCACAGACAACAAAGAG GTGGACAAAATTTGGGAAGAGTTAGAAGGGTTTAAGAAGAAGCTTGTACGCGCTGAAGCAGTCTATGCATTATCGAAGAAAACTGGCAACTCAGAAGGAATAAGACCCACTAACAAAACCGGTTTCCTTGGTCTTTGTGGGGCAAAAGTAGACAGTATTGAGTACTACACCGAGAAGATTAATGAATTAACCCCGAAACTGGAGGCTGAACAGAAAGCCACTCTCAGAGAGAAGCAGCAAAATGCCGCTCTCGTTTTTTTCACCAGTAGGGTGACTGCAGCTGCTGCAGCTCAGAGTCTACATGCCCAACTTGTTGACACATGGACAGTGATCGATGCTCCTGAGCCTCGTCAAGTACTTTGGCCTAATCTCAAAATCAAGTTTTTTCAGAGACAGGTGCGGCAGTATGTTGTGTATATCATTGTGGCTCTGACCGTAGTGTTTTATATGATTCCAATTGCTGCTATCTCTGCTTTCACAACTCTGGACAATCTGAAGAAACTTCTTCCATTTCTAAAGCCAATTTTGAAGCAAGAAGCGATTACGACAGTGCTGGAGGCTTATCTACCTCAAATTGCGCTCATAGTCTTTCTAGCTCTGTTGCCAAAGTTCCTTCTGTTTTTGTCCAAGGCCGAGGGAATTCCTTCCCAGAGCCATGCAATAAGGGCTGCTTCCGGGAAATACTTCTACTTCACTATCTTCAATGTTTTTCTTGGAATTACGGTAGGTGGAACCTTATTCAGTACATTCAAGACCATCGAGAAGGATCCTAACTCTCTTGTTGACATACTCGCAAGTAGCCTCCCCTCCAATGCAACTTACTTCCTCACCTTTGTGGCCCTAAA GTTTTTCGTTGGATATGGTCTTGAACTGTCCCGACTAGTTCCTCTGATCATTTTCCATATAAAGAGGAAGTACCTTTGTAAGACCGAAGCTGAGGTGAAAGCAGCTTGGCTTCCCAGTGATCTTGGATACGGGACTAGAGTACCTAATGATCTGCTCGTCATTACGATTGTCCTCTGCTACTCTGTCATTGCTCCACTGATTCTTCCATTTGGTGTACTGTACTTTGGCCTTGGATGGCTTATCCTTCGAAATCAG GCACTCAAAGTTTATATTCCAGCGTACGAAAGCTATGGAAGGATGTGGCCGCACATGCAAATACGAATCATTGCATCTCTGATATTGTACCAAGTCACCATGTTTGGTTACTTTGGGGTGAAGAGATTCTACTACGCACCATTCTTAATTCCACTTCCTATCATGTCCTTGATTTTTAGTTTCATCTGCAGCAAGAAATTCTACCGGTTTTTCCAACACACCGCGCTTGAAGTAGCTGCACACGAACTCAAGGAAATTCCAAACATGGAGCAAGTTTACAGAGCTTTCATCCCGCCAAGCCTGAGCTCCGAGAAGATAGACGATGATCAATATGAAGATGCTCAATCTAGTGTTTCGAGAACAGCCTCGTTCGCCTAG